In the genome of Streptomyces sp. SAI-127, the window TGGATCAGGCCGGTGCGCCTGTCGACGCGGAGGCCGTCGGGGAGACCGGTGGCGGTGAACCGTACGGGCTCGTGGGAGGCCCGCAGCACGTGCCGGAAAGGGACCCCCTTGTTCGTGAACGCCTTGGTCGCGGAGGTGAGTTCAGGCAGGGAGGGGGTCGGCATCACCGCGGAGGAGGGTTCCGAGAGCGGGCCGCGCCCGGCTGTGTTCGTTTTCGCGACGGCGTAGTGGTACGCCGTTCCCGGCGTGCCGGTGGCGTCCGCGTACCGGATGCGGGTGCCGGAGCCGACCGGGCCGACGCCGGTCGCGAGGGTGACGTACGGGCCGTCGGAGTCCGTGGCGCGCAGGACCTTGTAGCGGGCGGAGAGGTCCGGGTCCGTCCAGGCCAGCTCGACGGCGTCGGCTCCGGTCGTCGCCCTCAGGTCCCCTGCCCTGCGGGCGGGCTCGGGAACGGACCAGACCTCGCCGGCCGAGGCGGAGACCACGGTGACGTTGTCGAAGGCGCCGGTGCCGGTCTCGGCGTAGTCCGCGTCGACTCCGAGGCAGGACGTGAGGAGCAGGCCCGCGTACGCGGTGCGGCCCAACTCCACCTCGGTGGCGCCGACTTCGGCCCAGCGGATGCCGTCCGGGGAGATCGCCCCGGTGCAGCGGCGGCCCTTGCGGGTCACCCGCACCCAGTAGGGCGTGCGCAGCCGGTAACCGTCGCCCGCGCCCTCGACGTACGGGGCCTCCAGCGGGGTCGCCGACTCGGGCAGGGCACCGAGACCGGAGATCGGGAAAGAGGCGCTCGTGGTGATCGCCGTCTGCTGCGAGGGCGGGACCGGTGTGCTGCCGGTCGCGGAGACATCCGCTCCCCGGGCGGGCCGTACGGTCCACACCCCGCTCCAGGTGTGCAGCGGCAGCCCCTGGATCACCATGGCAGCGTGGGCCGCGTCCGCGTCGAGGGAGTCCCGGAGGCTGACGCCGATCTTGGAGTACTGCGAGCTCAGCGGCCACACGATCCGCGCGGTGACCGAGCCGTCGCCGCGCAGCGGCAGATGGACGAGCCGGTGGGTGTCGGCGGTACCGCTCGCCTCGAGCACGAACCGCTCACCGTCGAAGACGGCCGAACCGGGAATCGCGACCTCACCGATGTCCTGGGTCGACCAGGGCTCGGGGAGACCGGCGGTGACGGAGGCGGGGGCCGAATCACCGCTCTGCCCCTGGGAGTTGGCGGCGGCGACCGTGTAGTGGTACGTCCGTCCCGCGCGCACCCGGTCGTCGGTGTACGTCGGCTTGTCGATGCCGGTGGCGAGCTTCTCGTACGGCCCTTCGGGGCGCGTGGCGCGAAGGACGGTGTAACCGGTCGCCCAGGTGGACGGCAGCCAGTTCACGGTGACGTGGGTGCGGTCGCCCGCCGCCGTGACCCCCGCGGGCGCGGCCGGCACGGTCTGCGCGGGTGCCGTGGTTCCCGCGTAGGCGAAGGTCCCCCAGCTCGGCAGGTCGTCGTTGCTGCCCTCGACGACCCGGGTGCCGCCGGTGCCGCGGAAGACGGCCGCCTTGGTGTTCGGGGTGTCGAGGCCGCGGACACCGGCGTAGTGGGCGTAGGCCATCTCGTAGACCGGGGGCAGGGTGCCGCGGCCGATCGCGGAGACGGTCGTCTTGATGTACTTGCCGGTGCGGTCGAGGTCGGGGGTGAAGGGGACGTCGCCGCCCAGGTTGTAGCGGGCCGCGTACTCGAAGTTGGCGAGGATCCGGTGGTCGTCGTAGCCCCACAGGTCGACGCCCTGGTTCCAGGCGACCTGGGCGATGTCCCCGGTCAGGCCGACCGCGAGCTGTTCGTGGCCCTGGTCGCGGCCGGCCTCCTGGCCCTGGCCCGCGTCGGTGACGACGCGGTGGGCGATGGAGCCGTTGCCGGCGCCGGCCGCGGCGAAGCGCAGGGCGTCCTCGAAGAGAGTGGGCTCCTCGCAGAACACGCCGATGGCCAGGATGGTCTGCAGGGCCGTCAGGTCCCAGTTGCCGTTGGCGTAGAGCATGTAGCCGGAGACGGCCGGATACCAGACGTCCAGGAAGGACCGCTCGCAGCGGGCGATGTCCGTCTCCGCCCAGCCGTCGTAGCCGGTGTGGCGCAGGAGTTCGGCCGCGTTGACGAACTTGAAGGCCTGGAGTCCGGCACCGAGCGGGCCGTCGGCGCCCGTGATCATCGTGAGGGAGGCCGACCAGGCGTTGAGGAGGTCGCGGGCCTTGTCGGCGTTGGCGCGGTTGCCCGTGACCGCCCACATGAGGGCGTTCTGGTAGGCGGCGGCCGAGTCGGCGACGGCCTGGTTCTGGAAGTTGGTGGGGCCGCGGCCCCAGGAGGTGATCTGGCCGGTGTTCTGGATCGGGTACGTCGACTTGGAGCGCGCGTGGGCGGCGAACGCCAGGTAGCCGTCGTAGACCGGGGACTGCTTGGCGGCGACCGCGGCTTTCATACGGGCGAGGTCGTCGGCGCTGTGCAGCAGGCCCGGGTGTGTGAAGGCGCGGCTGCCGGCTTTCTGGTCCGCGGCCCGGGCGGTGCCGGGCGCGAGCAGTCCGCTCGCGCCCGCCACCAGCAGCAGGGCGGCCGTGCCGCCGAGGAAGCCCCGGCGGCTCGGAGCGATGGTTCTCTGGGGCACGGTGCTCATGACGCGGCGGCCGCCTCGGCCTCGGCGGTGGTGATGAACCTGAGGTTCGTGACGTGCTCGTTGGAGAACCACTGGATCGTGTCCGTGGTGTAGTACCAGCTCGGCTTCTTCATCGAGTCGGCGACGACAAGGCCGTTGATCACCAGGTTCTCGAAGGTGACGTCCTTGATGGCGTGGTGGGCGTCGTAGCCGAGGAAGAGCGACGGCTTGGCGTTCGTGCCCGTGTAGCTGAGGTTCTTGACGTAGACGTTCTCGATGCCGCGGCCGACCGAGGTGTTGTACTTCGTGTTGTACATGACCTTCATGTAGATGACCTGGCCCCAGCGGAAGTCCTCGATCCGCACGTCCTCGATGCGGACGTTCTTGATCAGGTTGGAGTCGCCGGGGTTGAGGGCGATGCAGCCCTGGTAGTTCATCTGCGGTTCGCGGTGGTCGAGGATGTCGAGGTTCTTGAAGCGCAGGTTCTTCAGCGTCTCGGGGTTGTCGGTGTTGCCGTGGGTGCCGACGTTGATGGGGTGGGCGACGTCCGCCCAGAGCGTGGAGTTGCGGACGGTGACGTCGGTGGTGTCGCCGTAGTAGTCCCAGCGGTGGGTGTAGATGGCGATGCAGTCGTCGGAGTTGCGCATGAAGACGCCGTCGATGACGACGTTGCTGGAGCAGAAGACGTCGATGCCGTCGCCCCAGCCCTTGGAGCTGAAGGAGCCGAGACCCTTGATGGTGACGCCGGTGGCCTCGCCCAGCTGGACGGCGTAGCCGTTCGGGTTGAGCACGGTGACGGCGCCGATGGAGATGTTCCGCGAACTCTCCACCAGGGCCCCGCCGCCCGCGGTCCCGGCGAGCACGCCCCGGCCGGCGATCCCGGCGTGCTCCACGTTCCGGAAGATCACGGTCGCCTTGAGGACGGCGCCGCCGTCGAGGTACACGGTCTTGCCGGAGGGGACGAGCAGGGTGCCGTCGGCGGTGGTGTGGACGCCGGGGCCGTAGTAGAGGACGTCCGGGTCGTCCTGCGCGGGCTTGTTCTTCTCGATCGCGCGGGCGAACAGGTGGAGACAGTCGAAGATGTCGTCGTTGATCTGGACGACGAGGTTGCGCGGCTGGTCGAGCGTGAAGCGCAGGGTGTCACCGAGCACCTCGGGCTTGATGCCGTAGGAGTCCGGCCGCACCCGGACCTTGGCGGTGCCGCCCTTGAGGTAGGTGACCTCGACCTCGACGGAGCCCTGGAAGTCGAAGTACGCCAGCGAGGAGTTGTAGGTCTTGCTGGACCCGGTGGTGGGGTTGATCTCGCCCAGCTGGGGCCGCCAGATGTCGAGGGTCTGCCACTCGCCGTCGGGGGCGGTACGGACCCGCACCTTGAAGCTGGTGTTGGTCGGCATGGCGGACGGGCGGGGGTAGGTGACCAACTCCGGCGTGACGGCGGCGGTGTCGTCGGCCCGGGCCGCAGTGGCCGTCAGGTGGGTGAGGCCGGCGGCGAGCACGGTGGCGCCGGCCGCCTGGAGAGCCGTACGGCGGGACAACGGCGTGTTCATTCGGAACTCCTTGCGAACAGGGGTACGGGGACGACTACTTGAGGCCGGTCGTCGACATGCCGGCGACGAAACCGCGCTGGGCGACGAGGAAGATCAGCAGGATCGGCACGACGTACATCACCGAGGCCGCGGCCTGGAGGTTGGTGACAGGGGTGCCGGCCGAGGTGACGTAGGTGGACATGACGGCGACCGCGAGGGTGGTGCGGTCCGTGGACAGCAGGAGCTGCGGGGCGATGTAGTCGCCCCAGGTCCAGGTGAAGGCGATCACGAAGCTCGCGGAGAGGACCGGCCAGGACTGCGGGAGGAAGATCCGCCAGAAGATGGCCGAGTAGCCGCAGCCGTCGACGATCGCGGCCTCCTCCAGTTCCCGGGGCAGCCCCGCGAAGAACTGCCGGAAGAGGAAGACCAGATAGGGGGCGGAGGACAGACCCCACAGCACCCACGGCCAGTATGTGTCGACCATGCCGAGCTTGGCGAAGATCAGGTAGGTCGGCAGCAGGGTGATCATCTGGGGCAGCATCATCGAGCCGAGCAGGATGCCGAACAGGGTCTTTTTGCCGGGGGCTTCGAGGCGGGCGAAGCCGAAGCCGACCCAGGCGGAGCTGAGCGTCACGAGGGTGGCGTAGATGAGCGCGATGATCAGGGAGTTGCGGGCGTATCCCAGGAAGTCGATGAGGTTGAAGGCGTCGGCGATGTTGTGCCACTGCACATGGTCGGGCAGCCAGTGCACCGGCGAGGCCGCCAGCTCGGCCGGGGTCTTGAGGCCGGAGATGACCAGCCAGCCGAAGGGGCCGAGGAACAGACCGGTGATCGCGACGAGGACCGTGTACAGGACGAGGCGGTTGACGCGCAGGCGCGGGCCGCGCTTCGGGGTGAGGCTGGTGGCGGTCACTTCTTCGCCTCCGGGTCGACGTTGTAGAACACCACGCCGGACGTGGCCTTGAAGATCAGTCCGGTCGCGACGAGGATCAGGACGAAGAGCACCCACAGCAGCGCGGAGGCGTAACCGTAGCGGCCGAACGCGAAGTACTCCGCGAACACGTGCATCATGTAGAGGTAGTTGGACTGCGGGAGCGCGGTGATGCCGGCCGGGGTCGGGTCGGGGGCCAGCAGCAGCGGCATGATGGTCTGCACCGAGGCGATGACCCCGGTCACGGTCTGGAAGAGCAGCACCGGCGACAGCAGCGGCACCGTGATGCTGCAAAAGCTCCGCCAGGCGCTCGCGCCGTCGATACGGGCCGCTTCGAGGAGCTCTCGGGGGATGTCCTGGAGCCCGGCCAGCGAGATGATCATGATGTTTCCGGCGGTCCAGAGCACCGTCATGATCAGTACGTAGCGGGCGTAGGGGTCGGCGAGCCAGCCGAGGGCGTCGATGCCGAAGAGGTTCAGCACACCGTTGGCGGCACCGGAGTTCTGGTCGAAGAGCTGCTTGAACGCGATGCCCGCGCCCACCGGAGGCACCACCGCCGGCAGATAGAGCAAGGTGCGGAACAGCCCACGTGCCTTGAGCGGCCGGTTCACCAGTACGGCGAGCCCGAGTCCGGCGACGATCGACAGGGGCACCGAGGTGATCGCGAACAGGCCCGTGCGGCCCAGCGACTGCCAGGTCTGCGAGTCGGAGAACAGCTCGCGGTAGTTGCCGAATCCGACGTAGTGCCAGTGGGGCGAGATGCCGTCGAAGGTGGTGAAGCTCAGCCACAGCGCGTACGCCATCGGCGCGATGGTCAGCAGCGCGAAGCCGATGATCCACGGCGAGGCGAACATGTAGAACGCCCGGTGCCTGCGGGTGGCGATGGAGGTGTGCGACCGGGAGTTGGCCGGCCCCGCCGCCGGGGCGGAACCGCGCCGGTCCGTGACCGAGGGGATCTGATCGACCGTCATCCCACCTGCTCCTTACCGCGCTTGAGCTGAGCGTTCATGGCCGAGTTCAGGCGCCCCGCGAGGGTGTCGACGGAGATGGCGCCGTTCATGGCGGCCGGGGCGATCTGGTTGAAGAGGGCGAGGAGCGAGTCCGCGGTGGCGTACGGCGTGAAGGCGATCACCGAGTAGTGCTTCAGCTCGGCCTCCTGCACCGTCAACACCCGTTTCTGGTAGTCCTCCTGAGTGGGCATCAGTGGGCGCAGCGACTTCAGGGTCGGGATGCCCCAGCCGCCGGAGGCGCGCGCCTTGGCCGGTGCCTCACCGAAGAACCACTCGAAGACCCGCCAGGCGGCGTCCTTGTGGTGCGACGTGCTCGGGATCCAGAAGCCGGTGCCGGCCTGGCAGGGACTGACCCGTCGGCCGCCCTCGAAGTACGGCGCGGGAGCGAGCCGGGAGAGCGGCGCGAGCTTCTTGTCCGCGTTGATCAGGCCGCCGAGCCAGTAGCCCGAGTTCGACATGGCGAGCCGGTTCGCCTGGAAGGTGGGTCCGTCCCAGGCGTTGGGGTCGGGCTGGATGATGCTGGGTCCGACCTTGGTCCGGCAGTAGTCGATGTACCAGCCGAGCGCCTTGCGGGCCTCGGGGGTGGTGAAGTCGACCCGGGAGTAGTCGTCGGTGAAGAGGTTTCCGCCGGCGGCCACGGTGAGGGTCGCCAGGAGGTTGGGCGTGAGCACGCCGTTGTAGCTGCCGCCGAACACGGTGGTCTGGCCGTTCTTGCGGCGGGTGAGCCGTTTCGCTTTGTCCAGCCACTCCTCGTAGGTGACCGGGTCCAGCTCGGGCGGGTAGTCGACGTCCGCCTGGTCGAACAGGGCGGTGTTGTACCAGAACATCGAGTCCTGGGAGAAGTCCTTCGCCATGCCGTAGCGCGGGCCTTTGCCCTGGGTACGGCCGTCGTAGCGCCACAGGTCGTTGACCGGGTCCAGGTCGGCCGGCCTGAGGACGCTGCTCTTCGCGAAGTACGGGTCCAGGTCCTCCATCACGCCCCGGGCCGCGTAGTACGGGGCGTCCACGGCGCCGACACCGCGCACCAGGTCGGGCGGGTTGCCGTTGGTCATCATCGCGATCAGCTTGCTGGTGCTGTACAGCACCGTGTTGATCTTGACGCCGATGTCCGTCTGGGCCTGCTTGATCAGCTCCGGGGAGATGTCGTCGGCCTTGGCCATGACCGTGACGGTCTCGCCGGAGCCGCCGACCGCGCTCGACACCCGCATCGCACAGCCGCTCAGCGCTGCCGCCCCCACCACGGCACCGCCCGCGGAAAGGGAGAGAAAACGGCGGCGGCTCACCGCGGCACCGGCATGTGGGCGCACGGCGCACCACCTCCTGATCTGTCCGTTCATGGGACGCGGCGGCTGGTAGACAACCGGTTGCCGCGTTGGGGCAGAGCTTCGGCCCTGGCTGGAAACGGCGTCAAGAGGCTTGACGAACTTTCGAAAAGACTGTGTAACCTCGCCGACACGGTCTCGCGGGAGAAACCGGTTGTCATCCAGCTCTCTTCAGCGATTGACCACCCTTGGAGGCCGGACCTACGGTAGATCTGCCGTAGAAGACGTTTTCAGAAACTGTTTCCACTCAGTGCGTCAGGAGTGACATGCCCAGCCCTCAGCCACCCAGGGCCGTGTTCGCGATGGATCCCGTGCACCTCCCCCTGCTCTTCCCCCCACCCCTGATGACCCGGCTGAGCGAGGCCGCCGGCCTCGACCCCGCGCTCGTCGTCCAGGACTTCACCGACCCCGCCGCGGCGGACGCCCTGGCCCGGGCCGACGTGCTGATCACCGGCTGGGGCTGCCCCCGTCTCGACACCGGCGTCCTCACCGCCGCGCCCCGGCTGCGGACCGTCCTGCACGCTGCGGGCTCCGTCCGCTCCCTCGTCGGCGACGCCGTGTGGGAACGCGGAATCACCGTCTCCAGCGCGGTCACCGGCAACGCGCTGCCGGTCGCGGAGTACACGCTCGCGATGATCATGCTGTGCGGGAAGGACGCGTTCGAACACCGGGAGCGGTTCCGGGCCACCCATGCGTATCCGCCGCCCGCCGAGACCGCGGGCATGGGAAACGTGGGGCGGCGGGTGGGGGTCATCGGGGCGTCCCGGGTGGGGCGGCGGTTGCTGGAGCTGCTACGGCCGTTCGACTTCACGGTCCTGTTGCACGACCCGTACGTGAGTCCCGCGGAGGCCGCCGCGCTGGGGGCCGAACTCCTGTCGCTGGACGACCTGTTGCGGCACAGCGACATCGTTTCCCTGCATGCGCCCGACATTCCGGACACCTATCGGATGCTCGACAGAGCCCGGCTCGGGTTGATCCGGGACGGAGGTGTGCTCATCAACACCTCCCGGGGAGCACTGGTCGATCCCGACGCGCTCACCGACGAGTTGGTCTCCGGGCGGCTGCGCGCGGTGCTCGACGTCACGGAGCCCGAGCCGCTGCCCGCGGAGTCGCCGCTGTACCGGCTGCCCAACGTGTTTCTCACACCGCACATCGCCGGGTCGCTCGGGAACGAGCTGGAGCGGCTGGGGCGGATCGTGGTGGAGGAGCTGGAACGGGTGGGGGCCGGGGTGGGGTTGGAGCATGAGGTGCGGTATGCGGATATGGCTCGGGTGGCTTGAGGTGGGCCCGGGTCGCTGCAGTCACGCCGGCCGGATTACCTGCTCCCGGGTCACTTCAGTCACCCCGGCTGTCTCACCTGCTCCCGGGTCACTGCACTTGCCCGCACCACCTTGGTTCGGTCGCCTACGGGGGCGCCTCAGTCGGTGTCGAGAGGCCGATCGTGCTCGGCGCTGCGCGCCTCCGCGCTCCCCCACTCTCGACTTCGCTCGAGCGGGAGGTGCCCCCATGGCCTCTCGACACCGACGCGCCCCCTCCGGCTCCCTCACGGCCGGTGTCCGGGGTGCAGGCCACGTTGGTGGGCACTTGCCGCCCGCCGGTGGCTTGCGCCGTCGGGATCGTGCTGGAGTAACAATGGGATACGGTTTCCGGACCCTGGGTCCGGGCCACTACCGTTAAGGGAGCCGCAAGGGTGAGTCAGCGCAAGGCGTCCGGGGACGTCGGACGGGCCACCATCCGGGACGTGGCCGAGCGGGCCGGGGTGTCCGTGGCCAGTGTGTCGCGGGTGCTGTCCGGGAACTATCCGGTCTCCGAGGACCTGCGCCGCAAGGTGATGAAGGTCGTGCGCGACCTGGACTACGTCACCAACGCGCACGCCCGGTCGCTCGCCGGGGGCGGCACACCGACCGTCGCGATCCTCATCAACAACATCACCGGTGCCGCGTTCGCCCATGTGGCCAAGGGAGTTGAAGGCGCCGCCACACTGCGCGGCTGGCTCTCCCTCGTGGGGACCACCGGGGACGATCCCGAGCGCGAGCTCGCCCTCGTCAACCTCATGCGCCAGCAGGGGGTCGCGGCCGTGGTGCTGCTCGGCGGCGCCTACGACTACGACGA includes:
- a CDS encoding extracellular solute-binding protein, which translates into the protein MRPHAGAAVSRRRFLSLSAGGAVVGAAALSGCAMRVSSAVGGSGETVTVMAKADDISPELIKQAQTDIGVKINTVLYSTSKLIAMMTNGNPPDLVRGVGAVDAPYYAARGVMEDLDPYFAKSSVLRPADLDPVNDLWRYDGRTQGKGPRYGMAKDFSQDSMFWYNTALFDQADVDYPPELDPVTYEEWLDKAKRLTRRKNGQTTVFGGSYNGVLTPNLLATLTVAAGGNLFTDDYSRVDFTTPEARKALGWYIDYCRTKVGPSIIQPDPNAWDGPTFQANRLAMSNSGYWLGGLINADKKLAPLSRLAPAPYFEGGRRVSPCQAGTGFWIPSTSHHKDAAWRVFEWFFGEAPAKARASGGWGIPTLKSLRPLMPTQEDYQKRVLTVQEAELKHYSVIAFTPYATADSLLALFNQIAPAAMNGAISVDTLAGRLNSAMNAQLKRGKEQVG
- a CDS encoding sugar ABC transporter permease, which encodes MTVDQIPSVTDRRGSAPAAGPANSRSHTSIATRRHRAFYMFASPWIIGFALLTIAPMAYALWLSFTTFDGISPHWHYVGFGNYRELFSDSQTWQSLGRTGLFAITSVPLSIVAGLGLAVLVNRPLKARGLFRTLLYLPAVVPPVGAGIAFKQLFDQNSGAANGVLNLFGIDALGWLADPYARYVLIMTVLWTAGNIMIISLAGLQDIPRELLEAARIDGASAWRSFCSITVPLLSPVLLFQTVTGVIASVQTIMPLLLAPDPTPAGITALPQSNYLYMMHVFAEYFAFGRYGYASALLWVLFVLILVATGLIFKATSGVVFYNVDPEAKK
- a CDS encoding carbohydrate ABC transporter permease, which codes for MTATSLTPKRGPRLRVNRLVLYTVLVAITGLFLGPFGWLVISGLKTPAELAASPVHWLPDHVQWHNIADAFNLIDFLGYARNSLIIALIYATLVTLSSAWVGFGFARLEAPGKKTLFGILLGSMMLPQMITLLPTYLIFAKLGMVDTYWPWVLWGLSSAPYLVFLFRQFFAGLPRELEEAAIVDGCGYSAIFWRIFLPQSWPVLSASFVIAFTWTWGDYIAPQLLLSTDRTTLAVAVMSTYVTSAGTPVTNLQAAASVMYVVPILLIFLVAQRGFVAGMSTTGLK
- a CDS encoding alginate lyase family protein, translated to MPQRTIAPSRRGFLGGTAALLLVAGASGLLAPGTARAADQKAGSRAFTHPGLLHSADDLARMKAAVAAKQSPVYDGYLAFAAHARSKSTYPIQNTGQITSWGRGPTNFQNQAVADSAAAYQNALMWAVTGNRANADKARDLLNAWSASLTMITGADGPLGAGLQAFKFVNAAELLRHTGYDGWAETDIARCERSFLDVWYPAVSGYMLYANGNWDLTALQTILAIGVFCEEPTLFEDALRFAAAGAGNGSIAHRVVTDAGQGQEAGRDQGHEQLAVGLTGDIAQVAWNQGVDLWGYDDHRILANFEYAARYNLGGDVPFTPDLDRTGKYIKTTVSAIGRGTLPPVYEMAYAHYAGVRGLDTPNTKAAVFRGTGGTRVVEGSNDDLPSWGTFAYAGTTAPAQTVPAAPAGVTAAGDRTHVTVNWLPSTWATGYTVLRATRPEGPYEKLATGIDKPTYTDDRVRAGRTYHYTVAAANSQGQSGDSAPASVTAGLPEPWSTQDIGEVAIPGSAVFDGERFVLEASGTADTHRLVHLPLRGDGSVTARIVWPLSSQYSKIGVSLRDSLDADAAHAAMVIQGLPLHTWSGVWTVRPARGADVSATGSTPVPPSQQTAITTSASFPISGLGALPESATPLEAPYVEGAGDGYRLRTPYWVRVTRKGRRCTGAISPDGIRWAEVGATEVELGRTAYAGLLLTSCLGVDADYAETGTGAFDNVTVVSASAGEVWSVPEPARRAGDLRATTGADAVELAWTDPDLSARYKVLRATDSDGPYVTLATGVGPVGSGTRIRYADATGTPGTAYHYAVAKTNTAGRGPLSEPSSAVMPTPSLPELTSATKAFTNKGVPFRHVLRASHEPVRFTATGLPDGLRVDRRTGLIHGTPRETGQFTVTTTAGNAAGDGTGTLTLTVGTPPPAPWTYGDLGDVVLDDRAFGTLGVAAILTPGSTAHEDGTFVVRGAGVDLTVNNQGMTGQFVRRPVTGDCEVTARLLSRTGVTADRVGLLMAKSLSPFDQAAGVIVTGGTTAQLMLRKTVAGASAFSGGGAVQLPSLLRLKRTGTLFTASVSGDDGVTWTDLASGEIPGFGDAPFHVGPVACSRSPLALVTSEFDEVSITPI
- a CDS encoding hydroxyacid dehydrogenase: MPSPQPPRAVFAMDPVHLPLLFPPPLMTRLSEAAGLDPALVVQDFTDPAAADALARADVLITGWGCPRLDTGVLTAAPRLRTVLHAAGSVRSLVGDAVWERGITVSSAVTGNALPVAEYTLAMIMLCGKDAFEHRERFRATHAYPPPAETAGMGNVGRRVGVIGASRVGRRLLELLRPFDFTVLLHDPYVSPAEAAALGAELLSLDDLLRHSDIVSLHAPDIPDTYRMLDRARLGLIRDGGVLINTSRGALVDPDALTDELVSGRLRAVLDVTEPEPLPAESPLYRLPNVFLTPHIAGSLGNELERLGRIVVEELERVGAGVGLEHEVRYADMARVA
- a CDS encoding glycosyl hydrolase family 28 protein, which translates into the protein MNTPLSRRTALQAAGATVLAAGLTHLTATAARADDTAAVTPELVTYPRPSAMPTNTSFKVRVRTAPDGEWQTLDIWRPQLGEINPTTGSSKTYNSSLAYFDFQGSVEVEVTYLKGGTAKVRVRPDSYGIKPEVLGDTLRFTLDQPRNLVVQINDDIFDCLHLFARAIEKNKPAQDDPDVLYYGPGVHTTADGTLLVPSGKTVYLDGGAVLKATVIFRNVEHAGIAGRGVLAGTAGGGALVESSRNISIGAVTVLNPNGYAVQLGEATGVTIKGLGSFSSKGWGDGIDVFCSSNVVIDGVFMRNSDDCIAIYTHRWDYYGDTTDVTVRNSTLWADVAHPINVGTHGNTDNPETLKNLRFKNLDILDHREPQMNYQGCIALNPGDSNLIKNVRIEDVRIEDFRWGQVIYMKVMYNTKYNTSVGRGIENVYVKNLSYTGTNAKPSLFLGYDAHHAIKDVTFENLVINGLVVADSMKKPSWYYTTDTIQWFSNEHVTNLRFITTAEAEAAAAS